GACGTAAAAGATCAAGATTAATTGGTTGCAAGTTATCTGATCTCTCTGTATAGAATGTAGTTGAGCTGCAACACTTAGTGGTAACCTTCTTTTGCTCTTTCCTTTGAAGGCTATGGGAAGGAGGCGTGCGACGAGTGGCTGAGCGGCCCatacctgctgctgctgctgctcctcctcctgtgcAGCATCGTCAAGACATTTGCATCGAGTGCGACACAGGATCCAGCTTTTACTTCCACCGGCGATGACAAATGGTTGACGCTGTTGCAGACGACATGGCTTACCAGACTGCGCGAGGTATGGACGGCTACAGTCCTGGACTGAAGCCACCTCGCCATGTCGGCGCTGCCACACGCCGTTGGTGCCGGAACGCGGTAAAGTCTGTAGAGGCATCACGACGGGGCCGTCCTCCCCTCGCCATTTTGCAGAAGAGGTCGCCGCCACCACGAAAGATGGGAGTTCTTCAGCTCCATCAGTTTGGGTTGGAACGTGCGACTGGTGCGTTTGTTTTCCTGCATCTCCTTCGTCCTGGTCTACTGTTGCAGTCTGATGggtataaatataattttattctaCCTTAGAAGCTCCACTTTACGAATACAGGCTCTACATCTATTCATACAACGCGTCTATTTTTTATTggtataaaattatctttatacgaGTAAATAAACATAATTTTAACTTTTACATTCATTTATACGATTTCAGAATCAATCAACTAAATAGAAACTCAGCTCAATCTATTTAAATAGATATCACAAACTAAatagtcttttttttaataaatataattttattatatttattaatataactcaGTTTACTTATATAATATAGCTCTGCTAAACATCCCTTCTAACTAAATATATCCTAATTTCTACTAGAATCCAACTGTCTCTTGCGTTTTCTAGGAAATTCCCACGTTTCAAAGGAACCAAAAGGTGAAGTATGTGTGACTCTAATCGCCGTGCGTGCACAATGCGACAGCAATCAACTGTCAGTTCTGGCGAGCACCGCCACCGACGGAAAATAGCAGTACTATTCATCGATCCTGAtgtcttttttctttattttttaatagacGGATCAGAAAATTTTTAACGGCTGACAACCTGTCCACCAGGAGAGGATGGGAGCATGAACCGGTTTGCTGTCTCGGCGAACTGACCCAGGAAACAACGAAGTACCTGCTGATACAATGTGATTTTGCGAAGGCTGTTCTGAATTTTGTAGGCACATGGATGAACATGGAGGACCTCCTGCCAGGTTTTcgtcaaaaataaaataaaatagacgTATCTTGATGTCTTGTAAAACAAATCTAGCGCACGTACAGTTCAACTCTAAAGTCAACTTTTAGTCAATAGAAATGTTAGTTACATGTCACAGACGCCATGAATACGAGCTCTGTTTACGAGACAACTATAGATGCCAAACCAATCCGTCGTTGTTAATAGGGAAGGGAAAATTAAACTAGCTTTACGCACGTGTAACCTATCAAAATCGTTTATTTAACTTAAAATTTgtgttaaaaattataaaataaataagagaATCAATCAAAGGATAAATATCAGATAAGATAAACGAGTGAACAAAATAAACCAAGTGGCTACACTCTATGTGAAGTTGTCTCTTACGAATGCATCAGCTTCCACAAGCTACTTGCATTGGCTTACACATTGCAGCGACGACACTTGCACGTACAGTCCATGCCATTTCGAGTTTTCGACGTCTCAGATATGCCTCCTGTCTAGCACACTGCATGCATGGCAGGGGATGGAACATCCGAGTCCGCGTCGGTACGTGGAACAGCAACAGCTCGACAAGCAGCGTCCGGTGCTTAACGTCACACGCGTCACAGCACGGCAGCATTTAGTAATTCGATCTTCAGAATCCAGTTCGCCGTGCATCCATTCCAACAGTGGCTGGTCCAAGAACTCGTGACGATGGACTTTGCAACACTCACTTGGCCCTTTCCGCCCAACGGTGCACCGATCGCGTGTGTTCGAACTTACGGTGCTCCCAACTTTTACTGTTCACTCCACTACGAAAGCGTGAGCCCGTGCTCTACAGAAAAGAAAATTCTGTTATATGAGCTGTCAGAactattatttatattaaatatttgtACTAGAGAGATATGTAAAAAATCGTAAGATAACTAGAGAAATcagatgagaaaaataaatgagcGAGATAATCTATATTTCTACGGTcatacaaaattgttttttccCCTTCAATGTGTGATAGGAGGCGCACTCGCGATGTGGTGGAGCGAAGGCGATGGATGGCCTCGCAGGCACGTTGTGTGCCAATCGAACACGAAACTTGTCGATTCTTCCACCACCCTGCCGAGCCTGCACCGTGTGTCGCGTCAAGCGTGACCAGGAGAGGAACGAGACGAGCGAACAGTCGCCGGACCGGACGAGAGGCTCCACTCCCGCCGCCCATTCCGCTGCCGGCACGGCCGGCCATGACCGGACTACGCGCGTCTTCGCTCCAATGGGGACGATGATGCTGTCCGGTCGGGAAGCAGTGGGCAGTGGATGCTGCGGACAGCGAGGCCCCGCGTCAGTGAAGGGTACTCATGCTGCAAGGCTAGAGAACCAAAAATGGCAGCATGTTAATGCTGCCAATTCGGCACTCACTCCATGCTTCCTTCATTGCGGTCGCGAATTCAGATTCCCGGCGCTGCTACTGGGTGTATCTGATACTGTGATGCACACATTCTGGGTGTATTCTGGCCTCCTTCGCACTTGAGAACTAGTTTACAGAAACTTTTCAGGGGAGTTCATTTGATCCTCATTTGCCATACTGTCCCTATGACTTTTCCAGTCTTTATACGAGGAGGAGAAAGTTGAGTTCCTAGCAGCTGCAGATCCAGAGGGAAGGCCCCCTACAATTTTTTGATACGAAAGAGTAAAaagaagaggggaggaagagaaaaaagaagaggtagggaaggaggaagaaaaagaggagagggagagcccTACTTCTACTTCTTAGCTCTGGACCCGTTTAAAGATCCTGGCATCTTGAGAATTTGATTTTTGAGGGAATTTTGGTGGTCCTGGCTGTGGTGAGGAAACGTGAAAAATTCGTCGAAAAAGGAAGAACAGAATCAACCACCACCAAGGAGTCGTCGAAGACAGAGACACATTCCTCTGCTTTTTTTGTCACACCAATTTTTACAGCCTTCACCATTCACCCTTTGTCTTCTTTTCACGCATACGACagcaacatcatcatcattaacCATCACTCGTGAAGGAGGTTAAAAAAAAGTAGAAGAAGATGAAAGTAAGGGTAAATCTAGTGGGCGGCCGCAGCCGCGCCGCCGCAGAAGGCGTCCCGGAGAACGGCGCTCCCGCCGCGCACGACGAAGTGCGCGAGCGACCGCGTGCTGGTCTCAGCGACGCGGTTCTCCTCGCACAGGAACTCCCTCGAGCACGCCCGCTCCACCTCCCGCTCGTAGTCGTGCACCAGCACGTCCGTCGCCGCGCCCTCCGCCGACCGCGTCCGCGCCAGCACTCCCGCCGTGAATATCGCCGACATCCTCCCCGGTGACGACGCCGTGTACCTGCAACGGACAGTGCAGAGGGGGATTTAACTGGCTGCTGTAGCACGAGCGAGAAATGAAGCTGATAAAAATTGCATGTGCTATTGGAGAAGACGATAATAAAAGTTGGATCTTGGATGGTAGAGTCGAGTGGGTACCCGCGCGGGCCGTCGACGAGGATGACGTCCCAGGAGACGTCGTAGAGCTGGTTGGGGAGGTCGTTGATAGCGAGGCGGCAGTCGGAGAAGAGGAGGTTCTGGACAGGGCGGCACTCAGCAGCGTGTGCGGCGCGGGCGGCGTCGAGGAGGTCGGGGAACTCGCGGACGGTGGTGGTGTAGGCGACGTCGTAGGCCTCCAGACCCGGGTGCCGGCCCTCAAGGTGGGACACGTAGTACTGGTTCTCGTCGAGGAACACGGTGCGCCCTCCGTGGTTGAGCGCGCGCCACAGCGGTGTCTCCCCGCCGAGCCCGAACACCAGCAGGTTGCACGGCGCGCGCCGCTTCAGCACCGCCGCGATGGCCCGCACGTCAGCGCCAGGCATGCTCGGCGTCGAGTTCCCGCCCGCCGATGCGTACTGCACCAAGGCGTCGAACACGTACCCCGGCAGCCCCGCCTCCGCTGCCGCGCCGCCGACACCAGCCCCCGCCGGCACCGCGAACGCCGCCGACGACCTCCCGGATGCCCCACCCGCCCCCGGGTCCCGCGCGGCCGACAGCAGCGTCGTCGCCAGGGACACGCACGCGAAGCAGGCCAAGAACACGGCGGCGCACACCCGGCGCCGCGGGCCAAGAACCGCGGCCCCCGGGGACCCCGCGCCGCCGGACGGCTTGTTCGAGGACGGGTGGACCAGCAGCAGCTTCGGCCCGCTCAGCCCCTTCATctcctacccccccccccccctccccaacCACAAGATACGAGCTTGGAACAAAGACAATGGCGAGGTGGAGCCGACGTGCAGGTGGTTGTGACGAATTTAACCGGACCGATCTACTCCTCCTTGTGCTAGAGAGAGTGTGAGTTGGGAGCGGAGATAGAtatggaggaggtggtggtggccgcGTGCGATGGGGACGAGTAGGGGAATGGATGGAGTGTCAGCTCaggtggaggaggatgagcaACCGAGCAAGGAGAAGATGGGTTCGGTCAGGGTAGTTGGAATGGGGGGAAAGGAGTTTAATCCCGCCGGGATTTGCGGTGGGTGGTGCTCTTCGTTTTCGTGTGCGACACTTGCAATCGGCATGGAGCCATGGAGGATTACCATGGTTAATGCAAATTTCTTGCGTCTTAAAATGTTGAGACAAAAATAGCAGTAATACTATTACTACTAATACTCATCTCTTTTCCTTAGAGTTTTTTCATCTTAAAAACTGCTTGAATTCACTAGTGATGCTATAGAAAATGACAAACTCTTCTACTATTGCGAGGAGCATATCTTTTGGAACGAAGATTTGTAACTGTTTTCTGCTTAATTAGCTGATAAATTAGCTTCTACTAATGAATGGTTTAGTAGTACTGTGGAGGTCAATCTGGTCGTATCAATGTCGTATGACGCGAGTTTTGTCATGTGGGAGGAAATCTCTCGTTGTTAGGCCGTCAATGCTCCTTTGAACGGACGAAATGTGGAGCCAAGGAAGCCATCGTTTTCTGCCTTCATTCAGTTGCAAGTCAGCAGGAGAAGTCATGAGTATAAGTCAGCAATAAAGGTCATGCAATATGCTATCAAAGTTTGGTGCCAGGAAATGAAAATACGTTTGACGAAAATCTGCACTTCTCGAGCCCAAAATGGGTTAGATGGGGAGATGTTATCAGTACTCGCTGCTTGGAATTTAAGTCACGGGCCTGACACGTATGAGCCAATTTGTCCATCCATCGACGTCCATTCTCTGCATCGCCTTCCAAGTGACGCCTCAAAGAACACAAGCTGCCGACGCACTGACGACACCATGCGGTGCAGTGCTGCCATCCTGAAGCATACGATTTCAGGGTCGGACCGAGCATGACAGTGTCCGGCTCTTTACAACTTTACAAAAAATGACAAAGTCTAAAGAAAAAATTAAGCAGTGCCCTCGCTAGCTATATGCTGGATCTGCCCATGTATGATTTTGCCTCcttgttctttatttttttaagaatggATTCGTGAGCCATTGGTATTTGTTTTTTGCGTGACCGAGAATGAAACAATTGTAAGCTAATCTTATATTAGTATAGCAAGCCCCGACAATTAACACCAGAAAGATTTGTCTTACTGGTACGGAATGCTACGACATTGCATCAGAGTATCAGACAAAATACAGAGCTAGTTTGTACTATTCTACAGAATCTTTGTGTCATGAAAAACAGTGTTATTTTGATACCGAAAACAGggctttgaccattaatttctctgaaaacatatttatttatatttggaATTAGATAATATTATG
The sequence above is drawn from the Phragmites australis chromosome 10, lpPhrAust1.1, whole genome shotgun sequence genome and encodes:
- the LOC133931428 gene encoding protein IRX15-LIKE-like, encoding MKGLSGPKLLLVHPSSNKPSGGAGSPGAAVLGPRRRVCAAVFLACFACVSLATTLLSAARDPGAGGASGRSSAAFAVPAGAGVGGAAAEAGLPGYVFDALVQYASAGGNSTPSMPGADVRAIAAVLKRRAPCNLLVFGLGGETPLWRALNHGGRTVFLDENQYYVSHLEGRHPGLEAYDVAYTTTVREFPDLLDAARAAHAAECRPVQNLLFSDCRLAINDLPNQLYDVSWDVILVDGPRGYTASSPGRMSAIFTAGVLARTRSAEGAATDVLVHDYEREVERACSREFLCEENRVAETSTRSLAHFVVRGGSAVLRDAFCGGAAAAAH